From a single Miscanthus floridulus cultivar M001 chromosome 8, ASM1932011v1, whole genome shotgun sequence genomic region:
- the LOC136470674 gene encoding uncharacterized protein, with amino-acid sequence MSSPSASSGSNPFADPAPPSASTLVMLNIRSHVPVVLNSDEGNFRQWRSFIELTIKKFRLLDHIDGTVDAAAMIDDAEWLQVDACVVSWLYTTVSKEIWNDVNRPNATAFSVWNAIIGQFLDNSLQRAVYAQQEFHSLFQGDMGVAEYCGKLKRLADQLYDCGAAVSDTALVINTLQGLNNKFSQAIAVLSTMTPPPTFLYTKSYLLQEEHRTRHSLQMEAQTALLAAATTSPASRPIAPSPPPSQAPAHGNNDRRKKRKANDGRNRQTGGNGGHAAQAGGTPHAGTTPPQWGPAPNPWHSVVQAWPMPPWRPSVLGSRPGVSPLLV; translated from the coding sequence atgtcgagcccgtCTGCTTCCTCCGGCTCCAATCCTTTTGCTGATCCCGCTCCACCTTCTGCTTCCACCCTGGTGATGCTCAACATCCGCAGCCACGTCCCGGTTGTCCTCAACTCCGACGAGGGCAATTTCCGGCAATGGCGATCCTTCATCGAGCTCACCATCAAGAAATTCCGCCTCCTCGATCACATTGACGGCACTGTTGATGCTGCCGCCATGATCGACGACGCCGAATGGCTCCAGGTTGACGCCTGCGTCGTTTCCTGGCTGTACACAACCGTTTCCAAGGAGATTTGGAACGATGTGAATCGCCCCAACGCCACCGCCTTCTCCGTCTGGAACGCGATCATCGGCCAGTTCCTCGACAACAGTCTCCAACGCGCCGTGTACGCCCAACAGGAATTCCACAGCCTGTTCCAGGGTGACATGGGCGTCGCCGAGTACTGCGGCAAGCTCAAGCGTCTCGCCGATCAACTCTACGACTGTGGCGCCGCCGTCTCCGACACCGCTCTCGTCATCAACACCCTACAAGGCTTGAACAACAAATTCAGCCAAGCCATTGCTGTTCTCTCCACCATGACTCCCCCACCGACCTTTCTCTACACCAAATCATACCTTCTGCAGGAAGAACATCGCACTCGCCACTCCCTGCAGATGGAGGCGCAGACCGCTCTTCTAGCGGCGGCCACGACCTCTCCCGCATCGCGGCCGATCGCGCCCTCTCCACCACCGTCCCAGGCGCCCGCCCATGGGAACAACGACCGCCGCAAGAAGCGCAAGGCTAACGACGGTCGCAACCGGCAGACCGGCGGCAACGGTGGCCATGCCGCTCAGGCCGGCGGCACTCCCCATGCCGGCACCACCCCGCCGCAGTGGGGGCCTGCGCCTAACCCGTGGCACAGCGTCGTCCAGGCGTGGCCCATGCCTCCCTGGCGGCCCAGCGTCCTCGGCTCCAGACCCGGTGTCAGCCCACTACTTGTCTGA